A genomic window from Gossypium hirsutum isolate 1008001.06 chromosome D12, Gossypium_hirsutum_v2.1, whole genome shotgun sequence includes:
- the LOC107946464 gene encoding protein MIZU-KUSSEI 1 — MKTITAKSPHDSSFSFSRRYFNWKKKVEDDDDNEEEILTFSSSSHFSEEAKEAEELRIPVASRVSLVPPPRKKLPIVSVSRLRSALSVFGKNTSAYRSGLGTRVVGTLFGYRRGHVHFAFQEEAKVSPAFLIQLATPTSVLVREMASGLVRIALECEKKMGKKGVKLLNEPVWRTYCNGKKCGFAMRRECGAEEWKVLKAVEPISMGAGVLPGNCNDNGAGSEGELMYMRAKFERVVGSKDSEAFYMMNPDGSGGPELSVYLLRV; from the coding sequence ATGAAGACAATCACAGCCAAGAGCCCCCACGATTCTTCTTTCTCCTTCTCCAGGAGATATTTCAACTGGAAAAAGAAGGTGGAAGATGATGATGACAACGAGGAAGAAATCCTAACCTTCAGCTCCTCCTCGCATTTTTCTGAGGAAGCTAAGGAAGCAGAGGAGCTCCGAATCCCAGTGGCCAGTCGAGTTTCTTTAGTTCCACCACCAAGAAAGAAGCTTCCAATTGTGTCAGTTTCCAGACTTCGGTCGGCTCTCAGTGTGTTTGGGAAGAATACATCAGCATATCGTTCAGGTTTAGGCACCAGAGTTGTTGGAACCCTGTTCGGATATCGGCGTGGTCACGTCCACTTTGCATTTCAAGAAGAAGCAAAAGTAAGTCCAGCATTTTTAATCCAACTTGCAACACCGACTAGTGTTTTAGTTCGGGAAATGGCTTCTGGATTGGTTCGAATTGCCTTAGAGTGTGAAAAGAAGATGGGGAAGAAAGGGGTGAAGTTGCTGAATGAGCCTGTTTGGAGGACTTACTGCAATGGAAAGAAATGTGGGTTCGCAATGAGGCGCGAGTGCGGAGCCGAAGAGTGGAAAGTGTTAAAGGCGGTGGAGCCAATTTCAATGGGTGCGGGTGTGCTACCAGGAAACTGCAATGACAATGGAGCTGGGTCCGAAGGTGAGCTGATGTACATGAGAGCCAAGTTCGAGAGGGTTGTAGGGTCTAAAGACTCGGAAGCCTTTTACATGATGAATCCTGATGGTTCCGGAGGCCCTGAGCTCAGTGTTTACCTGCTTAGAGTTTAG
- the LOC107946467 gene encoding phosphoenolpyruvate carboxylase 4, producing the protein MTDTTDDIAEEISFQSFEDDFKLLGNLLNDVLQREVGAQFMAKIERIRLLALSASNMRLSGIENMAALLEKQLASEISEMTLEEALKLARAFSHYLTLMGIAETYHRVRKGRSVTHLSKSCDDIFSQLIQGGVTPNDLYDTVCKQEVEIVLTAHPTQINRRTLQYKHIRIAHLLEYNDRPDLGHEDREMLIEDLVREITSIWQTDELRRHKPTPVDEARAGLNIVEQSLWKAVPHYLRRVSTALKKHTGKPLPLTCTPIKFGSWMGGDRDGNPNVTAKVTRDVSLLSRWMAIDLYIREIDSLRFELSMNRCNDRLSRLAQEILEKETLSENLRESRNQPLSRSQLKLHGQQAPSLPTQLPDRAGLPACTDYTDGGSQYPKLELPGTDYMPLAREDGRENSSKDLSPSIPKLSANGSSANSNGSSTAVTSRGSFSSGQLLAQRKLFAESTIGRSSFHKLLEPSSALRPGIAPYRIVLGDIKEKLMKTRRRLELLLEDLPCEYDPWDYYETKDQFLEPLLLCYESLQSCGAGILADGRLADLIRRVSTFGMVLMKLDLRQESGRHAETLDAITKYLDMGTYSEWDEEKKLEFLTKELKGKRPLVPPTIEVAPDVKEVLDTFFVAAELGSESLGAYVISMASNASDVLAVELLQKDARLAVSGELGKPCPGGMLRVVPLFETVKDLRGAGSVIRKLLSIDWYREHIVKNHNGHQEVMVGYSDSGKDAGRFTAAWELYKAQGDVVAACNEFGIKVTLFHGRGGSIGRGGGPTYLAIQSQPPGSVMGTLRSTEQGEMVQAKFGLPQIATRQLEIYTTAVLLATLRPPQPPREQKWCNLMEEISKISCQNYRSTVYENPEFLAYFQEATPQAELGYLNIGSRPTRRKATTGIGHLRAIPWIFAWTQTRFVLPAWLGVGAGLKGVCEKGHTEDLKAMYKEWPFFQSTVDLIEMVLGKADIPIAKHYDEVLVSESRRELGAELRRELMMTEKHVLVVSGHEKLSENNKSLRRLIESRLSYLNPMNMLQVEVLRRLRRDDENNKLRDALLITINGIAAGMRNTG; encoded by the exons ATGACGGACACCACGGACGATATAGCGGAGGAAATCTCTTTCCAGAGCTTCGAGGACGACTTCAAGTTGCTAGGAAATCTTCTCAACGATGTGTTGCAGAGAGAAGTTGGCGCCCAATTCATGGCCAAGATCGAGAGGATTCGACTCCTCGCTCTG AGTGCTTCCAATATGCGATTGTCCGGGATAGAGAATATGGCAGCGTTGCTGGAGAAGCAGCTAGCATCTGAGATTTCCGAGATGACATTAGAGGAAGCTTTGAAATTGGCTCGTGCTTTCAGCCATTATCTCACTTTGATGGGAATTGCTGAGACCTATCACAG GGTTCGTAAGGGGCGAAGTGTTACACATTTATCAAAGTCTTGTGATGACATTTTCAGTCAGTTGATTCAGGGTGGCGTTACCCCGAATGACCTTTATGACACTGTTTGCAAGCAG GAGGTTGAGATTGTTCTTACTGCTCATCCCACACAAATTAACCGCCGTACCTTACAATACAAGCATATAAGAATTGCT CATCTGTTAGAATACAATGACCGACCTGATCTTGGTCATGAAGATCGAGAAATGCTAATTGAAGATCTG GTGAGAGAGATAACATCGATATGGCAGACAGATGAACTTAGACGCCACAAACCTACTCCTGTGGACGAGGCCAGGGCTG gTCTGAACATAGTGGAGCAATCCCTTTGGAAAGCCGTACCTCATTATTTACGTCGTGTTAGCACCGCCCTTAAGAAA CATACAGGAAAGCCGCTTCCACTAACATGTACCCCCATAAAGTTTGGCTCCTGGATGGGGGGTGATAGAGATGGAAATCCTAATGTCACAGCAAAG GTAACAAGGGATGTCTCACTTTTATCTAGGTGGATGGCCATTGATCTTTACATCCGGGAAATTGATAGCCTTAGATTTGAACTATCCATGAACCGATGCAATGATAGGCTATCCAGATTGGCTCAGGAAATTCTAGAGAAAG AAACCTTATCAGAGAACCTACGTGAGAGTCGGAACCAACCTTTAAGCCGAAGTCAACTCAAGCTTCATGGCCAACAAGCTCCGTCCCTTCCTACCCAACTTCCTGATAGGGCAGGTTTACCTGCCTGCACTG ATTACACCGATGGTGGATCTCAATATCCAAAACTAGAACTCCCAGGGACTGATTACATGCCGTTGGCTCGTGAG GATGGTCGGGAAAATTCATCTAAGGATTTAAGTCCCAGTATACCCAAATTATCAGCAAATGGGAGTTCTGCTAACTCCAATGGATCATCAACTGCTGTCACATCACGGGGTTCTTTCTCCTCTGGTCAGCTTCTAGCTCAGAGAAAACTATTTGCAGAATCTACGATTGGAAGGTCCAGCTTCCATAAGCTTCTTGAGCCAAGTTCAGCTCTACGTCCTGGAATTGCTCCTTATCGAATTGTTCTTGGAGATATCAAGGAAAAG CTCATGAAAACTCGAAGACGGCTGGAACTTCTTCTGGAGGATCTTCCCTGTGAATATGATCCCTGGGATTACTATGAGACGAAAGATCAATTTCTGGAACCACTGCTTCTATGTTATGAGTCTCTG CAATCATGCGGGGCAGGGATTCTAGCTGATGGTCGGCTTGCTGACCTGATTCGGAGAGTTTCAACATTTGGGATGGTGTTAATGAAGCTTGATTTGCGTCAG GAATCTGGTAGGCATGCTGAAACACTTGATGCAATTACCAAATATTTGGATATGGGTACTTATAGTGAGTGGGATgaagaaaagaaacttgaattttTGACAAAAGAGCTAAAGGGGAAGCGGCCACTAGTTCCTCCTACTATAGAG GTTGCTCCTGATGTTAAAGAAGTCCTAGATACCTTTTTTGTAGCCGCTGAGCTAGGAAGTGAGTCTCTTGGAGCATATGTGATTTCTATGGCATCCAAC GCAAGTGATGTCCTTGCTGTGGAGCTCTTGCAGAAAGATGCTCGACTTGCCGTTAGTGGGGAATTAGGGAAACCTTGTCCTGGTGGAAT GTTGCGTGTGGTTCCCCTGTTTGAAACCGTGAAAGACCTCAGAGGAGCAGGTTCAGTTATCAGAAAACTGTTATCGATTGATTGGTACCGGGAGCACATTGTAAAGAACCATAATGGGCATCAAGAA GTGATGGTCGGATATTCTGATTCTGGTAAAGATGCTGGACGCTTCACCGCCGCGTGGGAGCTTTACAAAGCACAAGGGGATGTTGTTGCTGCATGCAATGAGTTTGGAATCAAAGTTACTCTTTTCCATGGTCGAGGAGGGAGTATTGGTCGTGGTGGTGGCCCAACTTACCTCGCCATTCAGTCCCAACCACCTGGTTCTGTAATG GGCACACTTCGGTCAACAGAGCAAGGGGAGATGGTGCAGGCAAAATTTGGTTTGCCACAGATTGCCACTAGACAGCTAGAAATATATACAACGGCAGTGCTGCTTGCAACTCTGCGGCCCCCTCAACCACCTCGAGAACAGAAATGGTGTAATCTGATGGAGGAGATCTCAAAAATCAGTTGCCAGAACTACCGAAGCACAGTTTACGAGAACCCGGAATTCCTGGCTTATTTCCAAGAGGCTACACCCCAGGCTGAATTGGGGTATCTTAACATAGGGAGCCGGCCGACAAGAAGAAAAGCAACGACAGGAATAGGACATCTTAGAGCAATTCCATGGATATTTGCATGGACGCAGACCAGATTTGTACTACCAGCATGGCTTGGGGTAGGAGCAGGTTTAAAGGGGGTATGTGAGAAGGGACATACGGAAGACTTGAAAGCGATGTACAAAGAGTGGCCGTTTTTCCAGTCCACGGTGGACCTGATAGAGATGGTTCTAGGGAAGGCGGATATTCCAATAGCCAAGCATTACGATGAAGTGCTAGTGTCAGAGAGCAGGCGGGAACTTGGAGCGGAACTTAGGAGGGAACTGATGATGACAGAAAAGCATGTATTGGTAGTGAGTGGACATGAGAAATTGTCAGAGAACAATAAGAGCTTGAGAAGGCTGATAGAGAGCAGGCTCTCATATCTGAATCCAATGAATATGTTGCAGGTGGAGGTTCTGAGGAGGCTTAGACGTGATGATGAAAACAACAAACTCAGAGATGCTTTGCTAATTACTATAAATGGAATCGCTGCGGGGATGAGGAACACCGGTTAA